In one Brassica oleracea var. oleracea cultivar TO1000 chromosome C9, BOL, whole genome shotgun sequence genomic region, the following are encoded:
- the LOC106318098 gene encoding transcription initiation factor TFIID subunit 15b, giving the protein MSGTYNQGGGGGGAPIPSYGGDGYGGGGGYGGRSSSGGGGYGGRGGYGGGGGRGNQGGGGGYGDRGGRGGGGGGRGGGGRDGGGRDGDWRCPNPSCGNVNFARRVECNKCGAPAPSGTGDRGGGRGASDRGGGGRDSGRSYESSRYDGGSRSGGGGGSYGSDSQHRGNGSYGQGPPPPLAAIPSYDGSGSYPPPPMGYGMEAVPPPSSYAGGPPSYGGPTGGYGGDAPSTGGRGGRGGGYDGGSAPRRQEPSYEDAPAEKVKQCDENCDETCDNARIYINNLPPDVTTDELKDLFGGIGQVGRIKQKRGYKDQWPYNIKIYTDEKGKNKGDACLAYEDPSAAHSAGGFFNNYEMRGNKISVTMAEKSAPKAPAFDQRGGGRGGGGGYGGGGGDRRRDNYGSGPDRNHHGGNRSRPY; this is encoded by the exons ATGTCTGGGACGTACAATCAAGGCGGCGGCGGCGGTGGTGCGCCTATTCCGTCGTACGGCGGTGATGGATACGGAGGAGGTGGAGGTTATGGAGGTCGCAGTTCCTCTGGCGGAGGTGGATACGGCGGACGCGGTGGTTACGGTGGCGGCGGCGGTAGAGGAAATCAAG GCGGTGGTGGTGGATATGGTGATCGCGGTGGAAGAGGAGGTGGCGGCGGTGGGAGAGGTGGTGGTGGTAGAGACGGTGGCGGCAGAGATGGTGATTGGCGTTGCCCTAACCCAAG TTGTGGGAACGTGAACTTTGCAAGGAGAGTTGAATGTAACAAGTGTGGTGCACCTGCTCCTTCTGGCACCGGTGACCGAGGAGGTGGCCGAGGTGCCAGTGATCGTGGTGGTGGTGGTCGTGACAGTGGTAGGAGCTACGAGAGTAGTAGATATGATGGTGGCAGTAGGAGCGGTGGTGGTGGTGGCTCTTACGGTAGTGATAGTCAGCATAGGGGTAATGGTTCTTACGGTCAGGGTCCTCCACCTCCTTTGGCGGCTATTCCATCCTATGATGGTTCGGGCAGTTACCCTCCTCCACCCATGGGGTATGGAATGGAAGCAGTTCCCCCGCCTTCAAGCTATGCTGGTGGTCCACCTTCGTATGGTGGTCCCACAGGGGGTTATGGCGGTGATGCACCGAGCACTGGTGGTCGGGGTGGTAGAGGTGGTGGCTACGATGGTGGTAGTGCTCCTCGACGCCAGGAACCTAGTTATGAAGATGCACCTGCTGAAAAAGTCAAGCAGTGCGACGAGAATTGTGATGAAACTTGTGATAATGCCAGAATATATATCAATAATTTACCTCCGGATGTGACAACCGATGAACTCAAGGATCTCTTTGGTGGCATTGGACAA GTTGGAAGAATCAAGCAGAAGCGGGGTTACAAAGATCAGTGGCCATATAACATCAAGATTTACACTGATGAGAAGGGAAAGAACAAAGGTGACGCCTGCCTGGCTTATGAAGATCCTAGCGCAGCACACTCAGCAGGCGGCTTTTTCAACA ATTATGAAATGAGGGGGAACAAGATTAGTGTAACGATGGCAGAGAAGTCTGCGCCTAAAGCTCCTGCTTTTGACCAGAG AGGCGGTGGTAGAGGAGGAGGAGGTGGCTATGGTGGAGGTGGGGGAGACAGAAGAAGAGATAACTATGGTTCAGGACCAGACAGAAACCACCATGGAGGAAACCGTTCTCGTCCGTATTGA
- the LOC106318097 gene encoding glucan endo-1,3-beta-glucosidase 9 produces the protein MTRRLYLLLLLLLVTAEISITKFSAVAIGVNWGTEASHPLPPSKVVELLKSNGIAKVKLFDADPKVLRALSGSNIGVTVGIPNSMIKSLNASRKVAESWVHDNVTRYFDGGNRVRIEYVAVGDEPFLQSYGNQYRPFVIGAAMNIQNALAKASLASEVKVVVPSSFDSFLSESGRPSSGHFRADLNKTMIELLSFLTRHHSPFFVTISPFISFRQNKNISLDFSVFKETAKAHKDGRKAYRNSFDLSYTTLLSALSSIGFPDVDIVVSRIGWPTDGAANATSTTAEAFLKGLVGHLEKKTGSSPRSPVETYIENLLDEDKRNVSSGSFERHWGVFTFDGQAKYSFSFNHNAKKLVNAQNVQYLPPKWCVVNNNKDLSNASAKASEACSVSDCTSILPGGSCSSIGWPTNVSYAFNSLYQQSDHKAESCDFGGLGLITTVDPSEDKCRFWIQLDTSLSSPHIPILFLSLSLLLLFLLS, from the exons ATGACTCGTCGGCTGTATCTCCTCCTCCTCCTCCTCCTCGTCACGGCGGAGATAAGCATCACGAAATTCTCCGCCGTAGCCATCGGCGTGAACTGGGGGACGGAAGCTTCGCACCCTCTTCCGCCTTCAAAGGTCGTAGAGCTTCTGAAATCCAACGGCATTGCGAAAGTGAAGCTCTTCGATGCCGACCCAAAGGTTCTCCGAGCTCTCTCGGGTTCAAACATTGGCGTCACCGTAGGAATCCCTAATTCCATGATCAAGAGCTTGAATGCGTCAAGAAAGGTAGCAGAGAGCTGGGTCCATGACAATGTCACTCGCTACTTCGATGGAGGAAACAGAGTTCGAATCGA GTACGTGGCAGTTGGAGACGAGCCGTTTCTCCAGAGCTATGGCAATCAGTATAGGCCTTTTGTCATTGGAGCAGCGATGAACATCCAAAACGCTTTAGCTAAAGCGAGCTTGGCAAGTGAAGTGAAAGTCGTTGTCCCTTCCAGCTTCGACTCCTTTCTTTCTGAATCCGGTCGACCTTCTTCAGGACACTTTAGAGCTGACCTCAACAAGACGATGATCGAACTCCTCTCCTTTCTCACTAGGCATCACTCTCCCTTCTTTGTGACGATCTCTCCTTTTATAAGCTTCCGCCAGAACAAGAACATCTCCTTAGACTTTAGCGTCTTCAAAGAAACAGCTAAAGCTCACAAAGACGGACGTAAAGCATACAGAAACAGCTTTGACCTTAGCTACACCACGCTTCTCTCTGCGTTGTCTAGTATCGGGTTTCCGGATGTGGATATTGTCGTGTCGAGGATCGGTTGGCCTACCGATGGAGCAGCAAACGCCACGTCAACGACTGCTGAGGCCTTCTTGAAAGGATTGGTGGGTCACTTGGAGAAAAAGACTGGCTCTTCGCCGCGCTCTCCGGTTGAAACCTACATTGAAAACCTCTTGGACGAAGATAAGAGAAACGTGTCTTCTGGGAGCTTTGAGCGGCACTGGGGAGTGTTCACGTTCGATGGTCAAGCCAAATACAGTTTCAGCTTCAACCACAACGCAAAGAAACTGGTGAACGCGCAGAACGTTCAGTACCTTCCTCCTAAGTGGTGTGTTGTGAACAATAACAAGGACTTGTCAAATGCCTCAGCAAAAGCGTCAGAGGCGTGTTCTGTCTCGGACTGCACGTCAATACTCCCTGGTGGGTCGTGTTCGAGCATCGGATGGCCGACAAACGTGTCGTACGCGTTCAATAGCTTGTATCAGCAAAGTGATCACAAGGCAGAAAGCTGTGACTTTGGTGGACTTGGTTTGATCACTACCGTTGATCCTTCTGAGGATAAATGCAGGTTCTGGATTCAGCTCGACACTTCTCTTTCATCTCCTCACATTCCTATTTTGTTTCTGAGCTTGTCTCTCCTCCTACTCTTCCTACTGTCTTGA
- the LOC106318099 gene encoding cinnamoyl-CoA reductase 1 translates to MSTEREVVCVTGASGCIGSWLVHLLLLRGYSVHATVKNLQDEKETKHLEALEGAATRLHLFEMDLLKYDTVSAAVNGCAGVFHLASPCIVDAVQDPQKQLLDPAVKGTLNVLTAAKEAGVKRVVVTSSVSAITPSPNWPADKIKNEECWADEDFCKQNGLWYPLSKTLAEKAAWEFAEEKGLDVVVVNPGTVMGPVIPPSINASMLMLQRLLEGCTETYENFFMGSVHFKDVALAHILVYENPSAKGRHLCVEAISHYGDFVAKVAELYPNYSVPKLPTETQPGLLRANNAAKKLMELGLEFSSMEVIIKDGVESLQSKGFIS, encoded by the exons ATGTCGACGGAACGAGAAGTAGTCTGTGTCACCGGCGCCAGTGGCTGCATCGGGTCTTGGCTCGTCCATCTGCTTCTCCTCCGCGGCTACTCCGTTCACGCCACCGTGAAAAACCTCC AGGATGAGAAAGAGACCAAACATCTGGAAGCTCTCGAAGGAGCAGCCACGCGCCTCCATCTATTCGAGATGGATCTACTGAAGTACGACACCGTTTCCGCCGCCGTCAACGGATGTGCCGGCGTTTTCCACCTCGCATCACCCTGTATTGTCGACGCAGTCCAAGATCCACAG AAGCAACTACTTGATCCAGCGGTTAAGGGGACCTTAAATGTACTGACGGCGGCGAAAGAAGCCGGCGTGAAGAGGGTTGTGGTGACGTCTTCCGTATCGGCGATAACTCCAAGCCCTAACTGGCCAGCTGATAAGATCAAGAACGAGGAGTGTTGGGCTGATGAAGACTTCTGCAAGCAAAATGGA TTGTGGTATCCACTTTCTAAGACGCTTGCTGAGAAGGCGGCTTGGGAGTTTGCCGAGGAGAAGGGATTGGATGTGGTTGTGGTGAATCCAGGAACCGTCATGGGTCCTGTCATTCCTCCATCCATCAACGCTAGCATGCTCATGCTTCAACGCCTCCTTGAGG GGTGTACAGAGACATACGAGAACTTCTTCATGGGTTCGGTGCATTTCAAGGATGTGGCATTAGCTCATATACTTGTCTATGAGAACCCATCTGCTAAAGGAAGACACTTGTGCGTTGAGGCCATCTCTCACTACGGTGATTTCGTAGCCAAAGTAGCTGAACTCTATCCTAATTACAGTGTCCCCAA GTTGCCGACAGAGACTCAACCGGGTTTACTCCGAGCCAATAACGCAGCAAAGAAGCTGATGGAATTGGGGTTAGAGTTCAGTTCCATGGAGGTTATCATCAAGGATGGTGTGGAGAGTCTTCAAAGCAAAGGATTTATCTCTTAA
- the LOC106316980 gene encoding protein LIGHT-DEPENDENT SHORT HYPOCOTYLS 5-like, whose translation MDGETSTAKKAVATVTSSTSSPSRYEAQKRRDWDTFLKYLKNCEPPLCQCRCSGAHVIEFLKYLDQFGKTKVHVAACPFFGEPNPPSQCTCPLRQAWGSLDSLVGRQRAAFEDIGGGAPESNPFAANAVRIYLKEVREAQARARGIPHGKKKWKRPRAAKATLNADDGGGGRGSGVAALVVSATMV comes from the coding sequence ATGGATGGAGAAACCTCCACAGCGAAGAAGGCAGTGGCAACAGTAACGAGTTCCACCTCATCGCCGAGCCGCTACGAGGCACAGAAGAGACGAGACTGGGACACTTTCCTTAAGTATCTAAAGAACTGCGAGCCACCTCTATGCCAGTGTCGTTGCAGTGGCGCACACGTCATCGAGTTCCTCAAGTACCTCGACCAGTTTGGTAAGACCAAAGTCCACGTCGCGGCTTGTCCCTTCTTCGGAGAACCGAACCCACCGTCTCAGTGCACTTGCCCTCTCAGGCAGGCTTGGGGAAGCCTCGACTCTCTCGTCGGCCGCCAAAGGGCTGCGTTCGAGGATATCGGCGGCGGTGCTCCCGAGTCAAACCCTTTCGCTGCTAATGCGGTTAGGATCTATCTGAAGGAAGTGCGTGAAGCTCAGGCTAGGGCTCGAGGGATTCCCCACGGCAAGAAAAAATGGAAACGGCCTCGTGCAGCCAAGGCAACTCTAAACGCCGATGATGGAGGAGGTGGCCGTGGAAGTGGTGTTGCTGCTTTGGTCGTTTCTGCAACTATGGTATAG
- the LOC106315037 gene encoding uncharacterized protein LOC106315037 yields the protein MKCLKTIIPDEEDLVFVSDRATSIENALLQHYPLAHHGICIFHFEKNVLDNFKSSTLIPLVVEAAYAYTKDDFDCYFHEIEASDIVLADYLRKAYFRKWSRAYSLANRFNIMTSNMAESINSLLKVSHEYPIVCLFDNVRMIMTRWFTERREQGVCHIHPVTLDVGNKMKELYDFTSRFLEVSKINDSEFEVKGDTRDQVVNFQTRHCSCFVFDVEKFRCAHAIAAAKAGNKHENDYVDEFFSNERFTLGYSESVYPVGDKAYWDI from the exons ATGAAATGTCTGAAAACCATCATTCCGGATGAAGAGGATTTGGTTTTTGTCTCTGATCGTGCAACCTCTATTGAAAACGCTCTTTTACAACATTATCCGCTTGCTCACCATGGAATCTGCATCTTTCACTTTGAAAAGAATGTCCTGGACAATTTCAAAAGTTCAACACTTATCCCTTTGGTTGTTGAAGCTGCTTATGCCTACACCAAGGATGATTTTGATTGCTATTTTCATGAGATTGAGGCGTCCGACATTGTATTAGCAGATTATCTTCGTAAAGCATACTTCAGGAAGTGGTCCCGAGCTTATTCTCTTGCTAATCGCTTCAACATCATGACGTCAAACATGGCCGAATCTATAAATTCTTTGCTGAAAGTGAGTCATGAGTATCCAATAGTCTGTCTTTTTGACAATGTTAGGATGATAATGACTAGGTGGTTCACTGAACGACGTGAGCAAGGAGTTTGTCACATCCACCCTGTCACTCTCGATGTGGGGAACAAGATGAAGGAGCTATATGATTTTACGTCTCGCTTTCTCGAAGTTTCCAAAATCAATGATTCAGAGTTTGAGGTTAAGGGAGATACAAGAGATCAAGTGGTGAATTTTCAAACAAGGCATTGTTCATGCTTTGTGTTTGATGTTGAGAAGTTTCGTTGTGCTCATGCAATTGCCGCTGCAAAGGCTGGAAATAAGCATGAAAATGATTATGTCGATGAGTTTTTCTCCAATGAAAG GTTTACACTAGGATATTCAGAGAGTGTATATCCTGTTGGTGATAAAGCATATTGGGATATTTGA